In the genome of Magnolia sinica isolate HGM2019 chromosome 2, MsV1, whole genome shotgun sequence, one region contains:
- the LOC131237567 gene encoding uncharacterized protein LOC131237567 isoform X3, giving the protein MMGPTELADVSHLFPTFHLTSPKPTLCFSLPLIRSPLRLSLSQCQPYRSLPPLSLPVDLSTNIEVLKQLQGRALLLLHFNENFVVLSLIFEVRMGCY; this is encoded by the exons atgatgggacccacagaacttgctgacgttagccACCTATTCCCTACCTTTCATTTAACCAGCCCTAAACCgactctctgtttctctctccctctcatacgCTCTCCTCTCCGTCTGTCCCTCTCCCAGTGCCAGCCCTACAGATctctcccacctctctctcttcctgtcgatctctccACAAACATTGag GTACTCAAGCAGCTCCAAGGAAGAGCACTGCTGCTGCTTCACTTTAATGAAAACTTTGTGGTTTTGTCTTTGATATTTGAAGTGAGAATGGGCTG TTATTAG
- the LOC131237567 gene encoding uncharacterized protein LOC131237567 isoform X2, with the protein MMGPTELADVSHLFPTFHLTSPKPTLCFSLPLIRSPLRLSLSQCQPYRSLPPLSLPVDLSTNIEVLKQLQGRALLLLHFNENFVVLSLIFEVRMGCEPNIANAFWRRSQIIRILKAK; encoded by the exons atgatgggacccacagaacttgctgacgttagccACCTATTCCCTACCTTTCATTTAACCAGCCCTAAACCgactctctgtttctctctccctctcatacgCTCTCCTCTCCGTCTGTCCCTCTCCCAGTGCCAGCCCTACAGATctctcccacctctctctcttcctgtcgatctctccACAAACATTGag GTACTCAAGCAGCTCCAAGGAAGAGCACTGCTGCTGCTTCACTTTAATGAAAACTTTGTGGTTTTGTCTTTGATATTTGAAGTGAGAATGGGCTG TGAACCCAATATTGCAAATGCTTTTTGGCGACGCAGCCAAA TTATTAGAATCCTGAAGGCCAAATGA
- the LOC131237567 gene encoding uncharacterized protein LOC131237567 isoform X1, with protein MMGPTELADVSHLFPTFHLTSPKPTLCFSLPLIRSPLRLSLSQCQPYRSLPPLSLPVDLSTNIEVLKQLQGRALLLLHFNENFVVLSLIFEVRMGCWSHSEPNIANAFWRRSQIIRILKAK; from the exons atgatgggacccacagaacttgctgacgttagccACCTATTCCCTACCTTTCATTTAACCAGCCCTAAACCgactctctgtttctctctccctctcatacgCTCTCCTCTCCGTCTGTCCCTCTCCCAGTGCCAGCCCTACAGATctctcccacctctctctcttcctgtcgatctctccACAAACATTGag GTACTCAAGCAGCTCCAAGGAAGAGCACTGCTGCTGCTTCACTTTAATGAAAACTTTGTGGTTTTGTCTTTGATATTTGAAGTGAGAATGGGCTG TTGGTCACATAGTGAACCCAATATTGCAAATGCTTTTTGGCGACGCAGCCAAA TTATTAGAATCCTGAAGGCCAAATGA